AAGCCACCCACAAGTCAAGTAACCTCATATTACCTCACGCATGCATAATATTGATAATAAGTTTCCGGCATTCCACAACGAAACCAATGAAACTTGTCATATATTTGCATGGATTGTGCCCGAGAGTGAGGAAAAGTGCTCGACAAATGAATTAAGATCATTATCacctttcattattttatttttttttctttatataaaagaaatgttgttgaataataaatgaattgttCAACATCGAGACaattttgaaagtaaatttcACGCGAATCTCTCGCGGAAGGTAGATGACAACAATTACACGACACAAAATTACTCAATTTCGAACAATGTTTATGAAAGGGGTGGACAGCCATCAAACAAATTACCTTCCGATTCGAGCTgttaaagcttttaaatttaaaaatcaacaaaatataataacgTAATCTACTTCGTGATGTACGTTTTTGCTCTCTTTTTTCGGGGAAAGGAgcatttttgctttgtttatactaaaaataaacaacaacaacaacattgtaCACTAAAATAGCTTGAGGagattatgagaaaaataatttttcgctaACAATGTaacttattcaaataaatgaaCCACGTACCTCTACTATACAGAAaacctgttaaaaaaatattttttttatttaccggTTAAGTTACTTACTTCGTGATCAAtgatagaaatttttcatgaaccaCACGATTTTTTATGCTGCTGCACTTGGATGTGCATGATTCGTTTATGCAAcgtttttgtgattttgaactttgtaatttttttcaatgtcttggttaatttatgaaaaccgCGAAACTCATGCTCGAGTTAACTTTTCTTTTCCTTGACTTGaaagttgcaattttttaaatttgggacaaaaattgacttttttttataggtcttttgtatcaaaattccTCACGAGCCCATAATTTATTcacgaaaatgttttttttaagcagcaaaaataaaattgaaagtcTGCATTCAATGACATTATCTggcgaaacataaattttatgactctGATTgcattttgcattaaaatttaaataataataatgaaaaatacatgAGAGGATAACCGGACATGCGAAGAACACTTTTACTTTCATTTGATTGAagtttctctcgtttttttgtttttgcagtTTGCCATAGTGGTGCTCGCCACAGTTGCTCGTGCAGAGCCTCCAAGCAGTCACTACGGTGCTCCATCCATTTCCAGCAGCTACAGCGCTCCATCTATCTCGAGCAGTTATTCTGTTCCATCGAGCTCTTATGGAGCTCCAAGCTTCGGTGGATCCAGCTTCGGCGGATCTAGCTTCGGAGGCAGCTTTGGTGGAGGTCACAGCTTTGGCGGAAGCCATGGCGGAGATGGCGGTTATCATGAAGTTCATGATGGCGGATATCAAGGATCCGAAGGATTACACATTGAACCCGAAATCCTCCATaaaatcaaggaaattttGTTGCACGAAGAATCTTTGAGCTCCAGCCATGGAGGTAGTTTCGGCGGATATTCCTCAGGAGGATTCTCaggtaatttttcgttttttaaataaatattttaaaatacatacaTATATACATAATATCATAATATATATGAtgcataaataatataatataaaaaatttttttctcataggTGGTTTCGGACACTCTGCTCCATCATCTTCATATGGACCCCCACGTCAAACTTATGGCCCACCAAAATCCCGTTATGGAGCTCCCCCCAAGCCACGTTACGGACCTCCCCCACGCCCAGTCTATGGCGCTCCATCTGCCAACGTTATCGGAATTGAATTAGGTCACCCCGTTGCTGGACATCAAGTTAAACATTTGGCCAAACATTACACCATCTCTGCCCCATCATCCTCATATGGCGTCCCATCATTCTCTGCCCCATCAAGCAGCTATGGCGCTCCATCATTCTCCGCTCCTTCATCCTCGTACGGAGTCCCACATCACCGCAAGTAAATCACATAGTCGCGTATTTGTCACCTGTCGTCGGAATTTTAGTTCTTAAGGACACCTTATTTATAAGATTTAAGTCTCTAGTCTTGTGTGCAACGAAGATCATCCACTTGTGCAAcacttttgtaatttatttccgCTTTGTTTGTAAATCTCTTCAAAGTCTttctgaaaaaacaaaaaacatctcataagaaaaaaaaacaaaaatgttacaaaaatcagaaaatactacaaaaaaatcttcaaaacgagaaaaagagaaattattttttgtatgaaaaataaaggaacttctcagtaaaaaaatttctaaaattttttattcctaaATCCTAAAATCTACTAATCTCCTAACTATTATAATTCGTGTAAATATAAGGATTCCGTTCGCTCGGACAACGAAATTCTGAAAATACTGGACGAAGACCTGTTGATTTGTATCTCACGGGCTCCATCATGTTGTTCCAAATGCCATTTGCGGAAGTTGCATGTCCCTTTTGACTCAAATGGATGCAATCGATGCCCATTATATTGATATCTGTGACGCCATTGGGATATGTGACACTTGCGTCTTTGAAGAATGGTTGATAAACGACTGTAAAATCGTCTGTATGGAATTCTTTTCTAAAGCTGATGCGTTCCATGATGCCAACAAAAGTTCTTTCTAACTGGCGGTAAAGGTTGCGTTTCTCAGAATACACTGGGCCAAAGAGACAAGAACATTCCACGGGACGAGAGAGATAACATGAACGAGGAACATCAACGTTGTCCATGGAGAAGCAGAGATTCACGAGGGGTGATGGCACGAGATTGACCagagttctaaaaattaaaagaaaaaattaagaaatgaatacaaaataaaattaaaagtttctaaAATTAGTTCTTAGAAACTAAAAAGTAGTAAACAagaaatcgacaaaaaaataatataaaaaatatttaaacaaataaaaagttaaaaataataattctatttaaagaaaaaacttcagaaaaaagtttgacaacttagaaatttttttaaaaagtttaaaaaaaaaaattagattaatgtaaaaatttcaataaaatgatatGAAACACTCGATCTCattatttcatcgaaaaaaaatttcttcagatttttgatcgttttgtgtcatttaggtctaaagtaatcaaaaaaaaaccctaaattcaaaattctgcaATGAGATTCAATGCTTTTTTTAGACACTTTTAGTTTTGTTAAGAATGTCAAAGAAGTACTTGAAGAGCCCCAAATCCactaaaaaattgtctgaaatCTCAAAAGCttattcaagaattttgaattcaggttttttcgattactttaggcctaactaacccaaaaccatcaaaaaactaatgccatatttttttcgatgaaatgatgaaatcgGATGATGTGGATCTTAAGAGACTAATTAGCCCTTTAGTGActgaatttaagatttttagttttgaacattcgtcaaaaaaattctctcaccTTGGATAATTATCACGCATGTACCGCAACGTCTTAATCAAATATCGTTCCTGATCCTGATTAATCCATTGCGTAGCATTTGTTTGGTAACACACATCCGAACAAAAGTCATTCCCGCCAATCATGAGTGTCACCAACTTCCAATGTTCCTTCCATCTGACACGCGGATCTTCCTTCATGCGATTCAGCAGAGTTCGAGCATTGAATGGCATGTCACTGGCAGTCGCGATATTTTCAGCCACGTTAAACTGCGCCGGCTTATGAATGACATAAGAATCCGATAACGAATATCCAAAGAGTTTCGGATTAAATTCCTTCATAATATTTGGCAAGGTCAACGTTTGTCTCCAATTTCCTTGTCCTCCAATCGACCACGATAATCCCCGATTCTCGATCAATGCTTCCAAAATATTGCGAGAATTGGCACCTGTAGCACTTGTGAGGGAATCTCCCATTGCCGCGATGATGTCAATGTCCCCGGGACGAAGTTGATGAACGCTTTTCGGAACTTTTTGGCTACGAAATCCGCGAGTATTGCACGGAAATGGAACATTATCAGGAACTCGCTTTTGGAAACGTTCACCAGAGTCGCGAGTACCTGTTGGACCgagaattctaaaaatataaaaagttagaaaatgactttgaaaaattccgaaaaattCTCACCGATTATAAACCTCTCGAATTCCTCTGTAAAGCCAAATAACAGGCTGCATGACATCAAGTGGCGATGTCACTATGTTATCCTCATATTCGTGTGTTCTTGTGAGATTCCACAGTGGAATGCCGCCTTTACGACTGATTTTTTCAGCATGTGACGTGCAAACAATGGAAATGACgataattatcaatttaagGGCAAATCTCGTCCTCAGCAgcatttttgcaaattatttgTGACTGCTGAAAGAAAGaggaattaaagaaaaatgaataataatttatcatcatcatttatatGCAACACTGCCCTTTTCACTCATTTATTCACTTCATTcactaaaattatattcaacaGTCCTTCCgtagatgatgatgaagttaaattattattcatcataaattttaaatggaggGAAAACGATTTAAAGAAATCGGTGAGTTTATGAATgctgtttataattttttttaatgatacttTACAATTCATTAGCAATTTCGTTCTTAGCAAGGGCTATTTATGTTAAATGTGCAATAATTGCTATTCACTTTAATTGTAGAAGCTATAATTTGTTGAAAGATTTATTTCAATGTAACACCAGACTATATGGAAGTAATTATAACACGGCTAATCAATACGTATCAAACATCTTCGTTGGTTGATCTTAGTAAACTTTTTAGTTACAATTATCATcacgaaaaacaaataatttcttcactAGTTCCAAGGTCGCGAAATTAATGACATCAATAAAAATCGGTTTCAacatcaataaatattaattttgaagaaccAATTTCAtatcacccgatatcagcttttcatcaaaaaataattggtatgagattttttgatcgttttgtgttagttaagcCTAAAGAAGTCCAAAAAAACCTGAATTCTAGAACGAACTACagtgtttctatgcatttttagtgagattaAGAGGTATTTAAATATACCCAAACGCACTAAAAAATCACTAGAGTTCTTTCtagaactttaaattttgattttttggacTAATGTAGgcttaactaacacaaaacgatcaaaaaatctcatgccatttatttttcgatgaaatgctgaaatcGTATGATGTGATTTATAAAACCATCGTTCCTCACAGTTTtctatattttagaaaatacttttttcactcttttctttttaagtttttagggCTCCAATAGTtcgttaatatttattatttttatttataatttttttttcttccttctgaattttatcatctgattttttatcagtggctcttgaaaaaataatttgaacctACATATTTCCTTTGTATACTCTAAATTTATCACTTTATTAATCTAATTGAAACATAATCgttgaatgaattaaatttgaacagacataaaataatcatcaactgtaattaatttgatccacatcacaaaattcaaattaaatgggATAAACTGTATTCAGtgaattcaatcaatttatcaCAATTGTTGTTATCGGCTTAGTATAATTGctaccaatttttaattaaagaatcaTGTCACCGAATGCAAACACATTATCTCATTTACTCCATTTAAACACACACTTTTAACATATGAAACTGTTAATTACTGCCCTGTTGTTTTTACCTCGTTTAATAACTGTTATTAAAACTCTGTGTTAAGAGCTACCGATTCCGATGTTAGTGCGTTCAATTAGAAGTCACGAATGAAACTGAGTCTGAAACatagtttttaataacaattcaTTGATTCTAGCGTTCGAGACTCCCTCCATGcaattgtagttttttttcgtataataattaataatcaaatCACTTATTTTGTTGTAGTATACGTGAcacactttaaattttactatacAATATAAAGTTCGCCAATTGATGCCGGTGATTGCTCATTTGAATAACT
The sequence above is drawn from the Culicoides brevitarsis isolate CSIRO-B50_1 chromosome 1, AGI_CSIRO_Cbre_v1, whole genome shotgun sequence genome and encodes:
- the LOC134826989 gene encoding pro-resilin-like; this encodes MNKFCAFAIVVLATVARAEPPSSHYGAPSISSSYSAPSISSSYSVPSSSYGAPSFGGSSFGGSSFGGSFGGGHSFGGSHGGDGGYHEVHDGGYQGSEGLHIEPEILHKIKEILLHEESLSSSHGGSFGGYSSGGFSGGFGHSAPSSSYGPPRQTYGPPKSRYGAPPKPRYGPPPRPVYGAPSANVIGIELGHPVAGHQVKHLAKHYTISAPSSSYGVPSFSAPSSSYGAPSFSAPSSSYGVPHHRK
- the LOC134838118 gene encoding phospholipase B1, membrane-associated-like, with amino-acid sequence MLLRTRFALKLIIIVISIVCTSHAEKISRKGGIPLWNLTRTHEYEDNIVTSPLDVMQPVIWLYRGIREVYNRILGPTGTRDSGERFQKRVPDNVPFPCNTRGFRSQKVPKSVHQLRPGDIDIIAAMGDSLTSATGANSRNILEALIENRGLSWSIGGQGNWRQTLTLPNIMKEFNPKLFGYSLSDSYVIHKPAQFNVAENIATASDMPFNARTLLNRMKEDPRVRWKEHWKLVTLMIGGNDFCSDVCYQTNATQWINQDQERYLIKTLRYMRDNYPRTLVNLVPSPLVNLCFSMDNVDVPRSCYLSRPVECSCLFGPVYSEKRNLYRQLERTFVGIMERISFRKEFHTDDFTVVYQPFFKDASVTYPNGVTDINIMGIDCIHLSQKGHATSANGIWNNMMEPVRYKSTGLRPVFSEFRCPSERNPYIYTNYNS